The following coding sequences lie in one Bacteroidota bacterium genomic window:
- a CDS encoding YfhO family protein has translation MNLKIEYKSILPHLAAIVGFIIILAVYFSPVLENKTLRQHDIIMAKAMQQEIKTHLHETGELSLWTNAIFSGMPTYQVWVKYPNNFATYVMKYIKLRLGEPMGYVFVYFICFYILMLVFGAGPILAFIGGLAFAFSSYNFINIEAGHLTKALAVGFMPLVLAGVILALKKKYIGGMTLAAMALATEIRANHLQITYYLMIMLLILFIVEFIDVVKKKGYLDFVKSMSALAVALVLAVGINITALWTTNEYTKYTMRGGSEITAKQVDGGGLEKDYALRWSYGVKESFTLLIPYFSGGASGEELGPESSLAKAGVPKKSLQAVPTYWGSMTSTSGPIYIGAIMLFLFVMGMFIVKHRYKWWLFATAVLALMLAWGSNFMFLTDLFFNNFPLYNKFRVPMTLLLIVGLAVPILSSLAVKEFLNKESNKDDLLKALKYSFYGVGGITLLIALFGGNIFDFTSVNDTRFEEGGWPMDLIREDRARLMRMDAFRSFVLITIAAGTLFAYLKNKIKLNVVFAILGIAILFDFWGVDKRYFNKDDFHRKSRNQKEFVAMTAADQAVLQDSDPHYRVMDLTTDPWNSATKAYYHKLVGGYHGAKMARYQDMIEYHLSPELQALIAELQKDGNVPFEKTPCLNMLNTKYYIAGDQANGVIQNPNNFGNAWFIQDVKMVANADEEINMLRNVDLKSVAVVDEVFKNQVKDFTKNSDDKASIDLVSYAPNKISYKTSATSEQIAVFSEVYYDKGWNAYLDKKLVPHFRANYILRAMNIPAGEHEIEFKFEPKSYIAGEKISLASSVLMGILILFTIYTYMKPTDEDIMVEEEKIEEK, from the coding sequence ATGAATTTAAAAATTGAATACAAAAGCATTTTACCGCATTTAGCAGCAATAGTTGGATTTATTATTATACTGGCTGTTTACTTTTCTCCTGTTCTGGAAAATAAAACGCTTCGGCAACATGATATCATCATGGCGAAAGCAATGCAACAGGAAATAAAGACACATTTGCATGAAACTGGTGAACTGAGTCTTTGGACCAATGCTATTTTTAGTGGTATGCCTACCTATCAGGTTTGGGTTAAATACCCAAATAACTTTGCCACTTATGTGATGAAGTATATCAAATTGCGGTTGGGTGAGCCAATGGGTTATGTTTTCGTTTATTTTATATGTTTTTATATTCTCATGCTTGTTTTTGGAGCAGGACCAATTTTGGCCTTTATTGGAGGATTGGCTTTCGCATTTTCCTCCTATAATTTTATCAATATAGAAGCAGGTCACTTAACAAAAGCACTTGCTGTTGGTTTTATGCCATTGGTTTTGGCTGGTGTAATTTTGGCATTAAAGAAAAAATACATTGGCGGAATGACGCTTGCTGCTATGGCTTTAGCCACTGAAATTCGGGCTAATCACTTACAAATTACCTATTACCTAATGATCATGTTACTCATCTTATTTATTGTTGAGTTTATTGATGTGGTCAAGAAAAAGGGCTATTTGGATTTCGTAAAATCTATGTCGGCATTGGCTGTGGCACTTGTTTTAGCTGTTGGAATTAATATTACAGCGCTGTGGACAACCAATGAATACACCAAATATACCATGCGTGGAGGTTCTGAAATCACAGCCAAACAAGTTGATGGTGGTGGTTTGGAAAAAGACTATGCTTTGCGCTGGAGTTATGGCGTAAAGGAAAGTTTTACACTTTTAATCCCTTATTTTTCAGGAGGTGCCTCAGGAGAGGAATTAGGTCCCGAGTCTAGCTTAGCTAAGGCAGGAGTTCCTAAAAAAAGCTTACAAGCTGTTCCTACTTATTGGGGTAGTATGACCTCTACTTCCGGGCCAATTTATATTGGTGCCATTATGTTATTCCTTTTCGTCATGGGTATGTTTATTGTCAAGCACCGATATAAATGGTGGCTATTTGCTACGGCTGTGTTGGCTCTCATGCTTGCTTGGGGTTCGAATTTTATGTTTTTAACAGATTTGTTTTTTAATAACTTTCCCTTATACAATAAGTTTAGAGTTCCCATGACACTCTTGCTAATTGTTGGATTAGCAGTACCTATTTTATCTTCATTAGCCGTTAAAGAATTTCTGAATAAAGAATCCAATAAAGATGATTTATTAAAGGCCTTAAAATATAGTTTTTATGGTGTTGGTGGAATAACCTTATTGATAGCCTTGTTTGGTGGAAATATTTTTGATTTCACAAGTGTGAATGATACACGCTTTGAAGAAGGAGGATGGCCAATGGATTTAATTCGGGAAGATAGGGCAAGACTGATGCGTATGGATGCATTCAGATCATTTGTTCTAATTACCATTGCTGCAGGGACTTTATTTGCGTATCTGAAAAATAAAATCAAATTGAATGTAGTATTTGCAATTTTAGGAATTGCCATTTTATTTGATTTCTGGGGAGTTGACAAACGCTATTTTAACAAAGATGATTTTCATCGCAAATCAAGAAATCAAAAAGAATTTGTTGCAATGACAGCTGCAGATCAGGCTGTTTTACAAGATAGTGATCCACATTATCGCGTGATGGATTTAACCACTGATCCATGGAATAGTGCAACAAAAGCCTATTACCATAAATTGGTTGGTGGCTATCATGGAGCAAAAATGGCACGTTATCAGGATATGATAGAATATCATTTATCACCTGAATTACAAGCTTTAATTGCGGAATTACAAAAGGATGGTAATGTACCATTTGAGAAAACACCTTGCTTGAATATGCTTAATACTAAGTATTATATAGCTGGAGACCAAGCAAATGGAGTGATTCAAAATCCAAATAATTTTGGAAATGCATGGTTTATTCAGGATGTTAAAATGGTAGCTAATGCCGATGAAGAAATTAATATGCTGCGAAATGTTGATCTGAAATCGGTTGCTGTAGTTGATGAAGTTTTTAAAAATCAGGTAAAAGACTTTACAAAAAACTCAGATGATAAAGCCAGTATTGATTTGGTAAGCTATGCCCCTAATAAAATAAGCTATAAAACGTCAGCTACTTCGGAGCAGATAGCCGTTTTTTCGGAAGTTTATTACGATAAGGGTTGGAATGCCTATCTCGATAAAAAGTTAGTACCACATTTTAGAGCTAATTATATTTTAAGAGCAATGAATATTCCTGCAGGGGAACATGAAATTGAATTTAAATTTGAGCCTAAATCCTATATTGCCGGAGAGAAAATTTCCTTGGCTTCATCTGTATTAATGGGCATTTTGATTCTGTTTACCATTTATACCTATATGAAACCCACGGACGAAGACATCATGGTGGAGGAAGAGAAAATTGAGGAAAAATAG
- a CDS encoding DUF368 domain-containing protein, producing MNIQTLTQVIKNHFNLFLKGIGMGTANVIPGVSGGTIALITGIFERLIDAIKSFDVKAFKLIFKGNFKEFKEHTDLWFLISIFTGVIVAIVSLAKLFDFLFANYPYYIWAYFFGLVLASIFFVGKTITKWSIPVYLFLTLGTAIAVGISILNPASPNDGFFYLMICGVVAVCSMILPGLSGSFVLLLMGNYQLVAIDAINNKDLHILLPVLIGAVVGLVAFSHLLSWIFKKYRNQTIALLTGFILGSLAILWPWQFEEYLIDNAGNFILKDGEKIVSSYVKFMPESFNGEVIGIIFTIFVGIVSIWLIERFASKKKELPTES from the coding sequence ATGAATATCCAGACACTTACACAAGTAATTAAAAATCACTTTAATCTATTCTTGAAAGGAATAGGTATGGGAACTGCAAATGTAATCCCTGGCGTTTCGGGAGGCACAATTGCTTTGATTACAGGAATTTTCGAACGTTTGATAGATGCGATTAAATCCTTTGATGTAAAGGCATTCAAGCTGATTTTTAAGGGGAATTTCAAAGAGTTTAAAGAGCACACCGACTTATGGTTTCTGATTTCTATTTTTACAGGTGTAATTGTTGCCATTGTCAGTCTGGCTAAGCTTTTCGATTTTCTTTTTGCCAATTACCCCTATTATATTTGGGCATATTTTTTTGGTTTAGTTCTGGCTTCCATTTTTTTTGTTGGAAAAACCATCACAAAATGGTCGATTCCTGTTTATCTGTTTTTAACTTTAGGAACTGCCATTGCAGTTGGTATTTCAATTCTTAACCCAGCAAGTCCGAATGATGGATTTTTCTATTTAATGATTTGTGGGGTAGTTGCCGTTTGCAGCATGATACTCCCCGGACTTTCAGGTTCATTCGTTTTACTCTTAATGGGTAATTATCAATTGGTAGCAATAGATGCCATAAACAATAAGGATCTACATATATTATTACCGGTTTTAATTGGAGCTGTTGTAGGACTAGTAGCCTTCTCACATTTGCTATCATGGATTTTTAAGAAGTATAGAAATCAAACCATTGCTTTGCTAACTGGCTTTATTTTAGGCTCGCTTGCCATATTATGGCCCTGGCAATTCGAGGAATATCTGATAGATAATGCAGGAAATTTCATTTTAAAAGATGGTGAGAAAATAGTATCCTCTTATGTTAAGTTTATGCCCGAAAGTTTCAATGGAGAAGTTATTGGAATAATCTTTACTATTTTTGTTGGAATAGTCAGTATT